The following are encoded together in the Coregonus clupeaformis isolate EN_2021a chromosome 24, ASM2061545v1, whole genome shotgun sequence genome:
- the LOC121538284 gene encoding WAP four-disulfide core domain protein 2-like, with translation MDMNVSARCALFLFLLAFVDLKIVSAAETGGTSTAKPGVCPRTRWGMGLCVHICSTDSDCPNDEKCCHNGCDCIAPYTAKPGVCPRRRWGVGMCAELCSTDSDCPNDEKCCHNGCGHDCIAPYTAKPGVCPRRRWGIGICVELCSNDSDCPNDEKCCFNGCGHVCIASTQ, from the exons ATGGACATGAATGTGTCAGCGCGTTGTGCTTTGTTTTTATTTCTGTTGGCATTTGTAGATTTGAAAATAGTCTCTGCTGCAGAAACGGGAGGAACATCTACAG CAAAGCCTGGAGTGTGCCCTCGTACACGATGGGGCATGGGGCTATGTGTACATATATGTTCCACTGACAGTGACTGCCCCAATGATGAAAAATGCTGCCACAATGGATGTGACTGCATTGCACCTTACACAG CAAAGCCTGGAGTGTGCCCTCGTAGACGATGGGGCGTAGGGATGTGTGCAGAGTTATGTTCCACTGACAGTGACTGCCCCAATGATGAAAAATGCTGCCACAATGGATGTGGGCATGACTGCATTGCACCTTACACAG CAAAGCCTGGAGTGTGCCCTCGTAGACGTTGGGGCATAGGGATATGTGTAGAGTTATGTTCCAATGACAGTGACTGCCCCAATGATGAAAAATGCTGCTTCAACGGATGTGGGCATGTCTGCATTGCATCTACACAG TGA